ATCGTGTACTGTTCGTGGATCCTACTGTACGTATCCTTTTTGATAATCGGAAAAGCAATGAATTTAGCTTTGAATTTGACCAAAGTGAAATGGAATACCTCAAGTATATGGGATATATGATCCGTTGCTATCAGAAAAATGAAGATAACGTATTGGGAGAAAAATTTATTTCGAGCATGTTGGGGCATGTTGTGCTACACTATAACCTTGTGTTTAATAAAAAAAGTAGAAAAGAGCAGATCGTCAAAAACTATAACCAGGAAAGGGCGAATAAGTTTTTCGAGGCTATTGTACGTTATCACCATAGCAACAAGAAGATGGCTTTCTATGCAAATGAGATTTTGGTAAGCAAGCGGACTTTGTCGAAAATGACAAAGGAAGTTTTCGGAAAAAGTCCCAAGCAGATATTGGATAGTTACATTATTGAAAGAGCAAAAGAATATCTTACAAGACCGGAATTAACTTTAAAAGAAATTAGCGCTAATTTGGGCTTTTCGGAAACCAATAATTTCTTGACCTTTTTCAAAAAGGTCACAAAACAGACGCCAACAGAATTCAGGGAAGTATACTTAGGATCTTATCTCTATTGATCGGTTTTTCGATAAAATTGATTACGTTAGGATAGGTGAACGCTCTTTCCTGTGTCTGTGGGGAAGATTCCGATGTTAAGATAATAATACTAATATTGGTCTTAAGATGAAATTGGTCGATAAAATCCAATACTTGCCAGCCATTCATAGTAGGCATGTTGATATCTAAGAAAATAAGAATTTTCCCATCAATCGGGCACAATTCCTCTAGTTTTTCAATCAGTTCTGATCCGCTATACAATGATATGAGGCTGGAAAATAATCCAATTTCCCGCAGATGGAATTCCAATATAAAGTGATTTAATTTGTTGTCATCGACGATCAGCATTTTTAACATCATAGGTAGGACATTATTTTTATAATAGCTAAGATACCGACTGTCTATATTTTTGTTACATTTAATTTGGGTATTATTGCTATCAATTTGAGCAGTTTTTATCCGCTTTCCACGAGCAGGTGTCCTCTTTTAGACAAGTAGCCCGTTAGATGATCGAAGAAAAGGATGACCGATTTGGAAAATAACAAATGTGGTCGAAGTTAGCTGCTGTAAGCGCGAGTGAAGTGGGACGAATTTATCGTCCCAACAACAAATTAATCATTTTGCGCCTACCACAAGCGCTTATCAAAACTAACAGAAAATCTTTCCTCTGATACTATCAAAATGAGAAATTTGTGTATGATATTGGGATTATTTATCTCCGTTGACTCTCATAGGATGTACTGTAGGCTATCTTTAGGATGGATGACCGAGTTTCGGAACTTTATCGAAAAATTATAAGTAGCAGAAGAATGACAATGTAAACATGTAAGTTTGTAGATCACCAATATTAAATTTAAGGTTATGCTATATTTAGGAATTTTGGTCTTTTTTGGACTTATTACATTATTTGCTTCATTTTATACGGTAAAGCAAGAGTCTGCGGCCGTGATAGAAAGGCTGGGAAAATTTTTAAAAGTAAGTCATGCCGGTTTGCATTTAAAAATTCCATTTTTGGATCAGATCGCTAAGCGGCTGAATCTTCGGATAAAGCAATTGGATGTCATAATTGATACCAAAACACTGGATAATGTTTTCATTAAGATGAAAGTTTCTGTTCAGTATCAGGTAATCAGAGATAATGTAAAAGACGCGTATTATCGTCTGGAGAATCCCGAAAATCAGATTACATCGTATGTTTTTGATGTTGTACGTGCTGAAGTTCCAAAAACAAAATTAGATGATGTTTTCGTAAGAAAAGACGATATCGCCATTGCTGTAAAAAGTGAATTGCAGGATGCGATGCAAAGCTACGGTTACGATATTATCAAAGCATTGGTGACAGATATTGATCCTGATGAACAGGTGAAACATGCTATGAACAGAATCAACGCTGCTGAACGCGAAAAAACTGCCGCAGAATATGAGTCTGAGGCACAAAGAATACGAATTGTTGCGGTTGCAAAAGCTGAAGCAGAATCTAAAAAATTACAGGGGCAGGGGATTGCAGACCAGCGAAGAGAGATTGCAAAGGGATTGGAAGAATCGGTGAAAATGCTGAATGCGGCCAATATCAATGCACAGGAAGCTTCTGCGTTAATCGTGGTGACGCAACATTATGATACGCTGAATGCCATTGGAGCCAATAGCAGAAGCAATTTGGTCTTGCTTCCAAATTCGCCAACAGCAGCAAGCACTATGCTGAATGATTTGGTAGTTTCAATGGCTGCAGCACAAAAAATTGATGGGCATAGTGCGCAATTGCCTGAAATTCCTAAAGATGGCGGTCGGCAGGAATAGAAATCCGAAGAGGCTCTTCCAACTATGTATTATCTAAATGTTGATGTAACTGAATTCCTCAACAGTATGATATG
The Sphingobacterium multivorum genome window above contains:
- a CDS encoding helix-turn-helix domain-containing protein; its protein translation is MTISRFLNVGPGKYRQIAKVVQLKSNSEVEILRDMEILFLNRVLFVDPTVRILFDNRKSNEFSFEFDQSEMEYLKYMGYMIRCYQKNEDNVLGEKFISSMLGHVVLHYNLVFNKKSRKEQIVKNYNQERANKFFEAIVRYHHSNKKMAFYANEILVSKRTLSKMTKEVFGKSPKQILDSYIIERAKEYLTRPELTLKEISANLGFSETNNFLTFFKKVTKQTPTEFREVYLGSYLY
- a CDS encoding response regulator, whose product is MMLKMLIVDDNKLNHFILEFHLREIGLFSSLISLYSGSELIEKLEELCPIDGKILIFLDINMPTMNGWQVLDFIDQFHLKTNISIIILTSESSPQTQERAFTYPNVINFIEKPINRDKILSILP
- a CDS encoding SPFH domain-containing protein — encoded protein: MLYLGILVFFGLITLFASFYTVKQESAAVIERLGKFLKVSHAGLHLKIPFLDQIAKRLNLRIKQLDVIIDTKTLDNVFIKMKVSVQYQVIRDNVKDAYYRLENPENQITSYVFDVVRAEVPKTKLDDVFVRKDDIAIAVKSELQDAMQSYGYDIIKALVTDIDPDEQVKHAMNRINAAEREKTAAEYESEAQRIRIVAVAKAEAESKKLQGQGIADQRREIAKGLEESVKMLNAANINAQEASALIVVTQHYDTLNAIGANSRSNLVLLPNSPTAASTMLNDLVVSMAAAQKIDGHSAQLPEIPKDGGRQE